From Sphingopyxis sp. USTB-05, the proteins below share one genomic window:
- a CDS encoding UDP-N-acetylmuramoyl-L-alanyl-D-glutamate--2,6-diaminopimelate ligase, protein MRLAALLEDQSLEGSDPVVTGLAIDHRKVAPGTVFGAFVGEKFNGEDFIAAAVDAGAVAIVGRPEAQVEGAVHIADANPRRAFAHIAARFFHRFPATCVAVTGTNGKTSTVEMTRQLWRMAGFNAASIGTLGITTSQDSASTGLTTPDIVTFLSNMSGLAVEGVTHAAFEASSHGLDQYRTEGLPVKAAAFTNLSHDHLDYHGTMDAYLAAKLRLFSEVVEPGGAAVVWADDEYSAPVIAAAKARGVRLLTVGTKGETLRLVSREPTQLGQALVIAAGDLTQKVDLPLIGAYQVANALVSAALVIATGGDAAQTLGNLARLQPVRGRLERAAIARTGAPVYVDYAHTPDAIEAALDALRPHANGRLILVFGAGGDRDQAKRPEMGKVAAAKADVLIITDDNPRGEDPAVIRDAIAAAAPDARVIGDRRAAIAAAIAEARSDDIVCIAGKGHEQGQIVGRGDDMRVIPFDDVTVAREVAA, encoded by the coding sequence ATGCGTCTCGCCGCGCTGCTCGAAGATCAGTCGCTGGAGGGCAGCGATCCCGTCGTTACGGGGCTCGCCATCGACCATCGCAAGGTCGCGCCGGGCACGGTCTTCGGCGCATTCGTCGGCGAAAAATTCAATGGCGAGGACTTTATTGCAGCCGCCGTTGACGCCGGGGCGGTGGCAATCGTTGGTCGTCCCGAGGCGCAGGTCGAGGGTGCGGTGCATATCGCCGATGCCAACCCGCGCCGGGCCTTCGCGCATATCGCGGCGCGCTTCTTCCATCGTTTTCCCGCGACCTGCGTCGCGGTGACGGGCACGAACGGAAAGACCTCGACCGTCGAGATGACGCGCCAGCTCTGGCGGATGGCGGGGTTCAACGCCGCGTCGATTGGCACGCTTGGCATCACGACGTCACAGGACAGCGCATCCACCGGGCTGACGACCCCAGACATCGTCACTTTCCTCTCGAACATGTCGGGTCTCGCGGTCGAGGGGGTCACCCACGCCGCGTTCGAGGCGTCGAGTCACGGTCTCGACCAGTATCGCACCGAGGGTCTGCCGGTGAAGGCGGCTGCTTTCACCAACCTCAGCCACGACCATCTCGACTATCACGGCACGATGGACGCCTATCTCGCGGCCAAGTTGCGGCTCTTCTCCGAAGTCGTCGAGCCCGGTGGTGCGGCGGTGGTGTGGGCCGACGACGAATATTCGGCGCCGGTGATCGCGGCTGCGAAAGCGCGCGGCGTCCGTCTGCTGACCGTCGGTACAAAGGGCGAAACACTTCGCCTTGTCTCGCGCGAGCCGACGCAGCTCGGCCAGGCGCTCGTCATCGCGGCGGGCGATCTGACGCAAAAGGTCGATCTGCCGCTGATTGGAGCCTATCAGGTTGCGAACGCGCTCGTGTCGGCGGCCCTCGTGATCGCGACCGGCGGCGACGCTGCGCAGACGCTCGGCAATCTCGCCCGGCTCCAGCCGGTGCGCGGCCGCCTCGAACGCGCCGCGATCGCCCGAACCGGTGCCCCGGTCTATGTCGACTATGCCCACACGCCCGACGCGATCGAAGCGGCGCTCGACGCGCTGCGCCCGCATGCGAACGGCCGCCTGATCCTCGTTTTCGGGGCCGGCGGCGACCGCGACCAGGCGAAGCGCCCGGAAATGGGCAAAGTTGCCGCAGCCAAGGCCGACGTGCTGATCATCACCGACGACAATCCACGCGGCGAAGATCCCGCCGTCATCCGCGATGCGATCGCGGCCGCGGCACCCGACGCGCGGGTCATCGGCGACCGCCGTGCCGCGATTGCCGCCGCCATCGCCGAAGCGCGCTCCGACGATATCGTCTGCATCGCGGGCAAGGGGCACGAGCAGGGCCAGATTGTCGGTCGCGGTGACGACATGCGTGTCATTCCCTTCGACGATGTGACCGTCGCACGCGAGGTGGCGGCATGA
- a CDS encoding penicillin-binding protein 2, with the protein MNTLVVRPTRVRTAGVRQQILLTAQQRLMILMLLFMAAFLVVSVRLLYFALFDTASNRGAATAFVPARADIVDRNGVPLARTIDGYSIRVVPSKLLNNRQYLADELHKIFPDTPREELLAKVSGSRPTYIRRRALPDQVAAVNAIGDVGFDFPREKERLYPQLTLAAHVLGFTNAEGHGVTGVEGAFDQRLIDKATRGQPLALSIDARVQGVLESELSSAVANLEAIGGAGIILDVHTGEVAAMTSLPTFNPNKLTGSDPATRRNAVTYNLYELGSTFKPLSIGAAIDDGVVTNMARRYDASAPLAIAGFRIRDSHPGRWYNVPETLIESSNIATARIADELGRENMEKLFRNLDFDKRPQIELKERAFPLWPKDWGRLTTMTTSYGHGIAVTPLHLASAYAALVNGGIYRPATMLKLGDKAPPQGRRVFKASTSARMRQLLRLIVSDGTGKQAEAPGFRVGGKTGSAEKPGAGGYRRHSLVSTFAAAFPMDNPRYVVLVMIDEPKGNAFSSGQRTAGWTAAPVVRKVVTRAGPMLGVFPDESRDVDVSELTPLLRRGEEAH; encoded by the coding sequence ATGAACACGCTGGTCGTCCGTCCGACCCGGGTCCGAACCGCTGGGGTGCGGCAGCAGATATTGCTGACCGCACAACAGCGTTTGATGATCCTGATGCTGCTGTTCATGGCGGCATTTTTGGTTGTATCGGTGCGGCTCCTTTATTTCGCGCTGTTCGATACCGCGTCGAACCGCGGCGCGGCGACGGCCTTTGTTCCGGCGCGCGCCGACATCGTCGACCGCAACGGCGTGCCGTTGGCGCGTACCATCGACGGCTATTCGATCCGCGTCGTTCCGTCGAAGCTGCTCAACAACCGGCAATATCTCGCCGACGAGCTCCACAAGATATTCCCGGACACGCCGCGCGAGGAATTGCTGGCAAAGGTCAGCGGGTCGCGGCCGACCTACATTCGCCGCCGCGCGCTGCCCGATCAGGTCGCGGCGGTGAACGCAATCGGCGACGTCGGCTTCGACTTTCCGCGCGAAAAGGAACGCCTTTATCCGCAGCTGACGCTTGCTGCCCACGTCCTCGGCTTCACCAACGCCGAGGGGCATGGCGTGACCGGCGTCGAAGGTGCCTTCGACCAGCGGCTAATCGACAAGGCGACGCGCGGGCAGCCGCTCGCGCTGTCGATCGACGCGCGCGTACAGGGTGTACTCGAAAGCGAGCTGAGTTCGGCGGTCGCGAACCTTGAGGCAATCGGCGGGGCGGGGATCATTCTCGACGTCCACACCGGCGAAGTCGCGGCGATGACTTCGCTCCCGACCTTTAACCCGAACAAGCTGACCGGCAGCGATCCGGCGACACGCCGCAACGCGGTGACCTATAATCTTTATGAGCTGGGGTCGACCTTCAAGCCGCTGTCGATCGGCGCTGCCATCGACGATGGCGTGGTGACCAATATGGCGCGCCGCTACGATGCCTCGGCACCGCTCGCGATCGCGGGTTTCCGTATCCGCGACAGCCATCCCGGCCGCTGGTACAATGTGCCCGAAACGCTGATCGAAAGCTCGAACATCGCAACCGCGCGCATCGCCGACGAACTCGGCCGCGAGAATATGGAAAAATTGTTCCGCAATCTCGATTTCGACAAGCGACCGCAGATCGAGCTCAAGGAGCGCGCTTTCCCGCTGTGGCCCAAGGATTGGGGCCGCCTGACGACGATGACGACCAGCTATGGCCATGGCATCGCGGTGACCCCGCTCCATCTCGCCAGCGCCTATGCCGCGCTCGTCAACGGCGGTATCTATCGCCCTGCGACGATGCTCAAGCTCGGCGACAAGGCGCCGCCGCAGGGGCGCCGCGTGTTCAAGGCGTCGACCAGTGCGCGGATGCGCCAGTTGCTCCGTCTCATCGTCTCCGACGGCACCGGCAAACAGGCGGAGGCGCCGGGCTTCCGCGTCGGCGGCAAGACCGGTTCGGCTGAAAAGCCTGGCGCAGGCGGCTATCGCCGGCATTCGCTCGTCTCGACCTTCGCGGCGGCTTTCCCGATGGACAATCCGCGCTATGTGGTGCTGGTGATGATCGACGAGCCCAAGGGCAATGCCTTCAGTTCCGGCCAGCGGACCGCCGGCTGGACCGCGGCACCGGTGGTGCGCAAGGTCGTGACGCGCGCTGGCCCGATGCTCGGCGTGTTTCCTGACGAAAGCCGCGATGTCGATGTTTCCGAACTGACCCCGCTGCTGCGGAGAGGCGAGGAAGCGCACTGA
- the rsmH gene encoding 16S rRNA (cytosine(1402)-N(4))-methyltransferase RsmH — translation MTDVLPELPRDPRHDPVLREEVLAALAIAPGERHVDATFGAGGYTRAMLAAGAEVIACDRDPDAIAEGQALVEEAGGKLTLIHGRFGEIDRLLAERGIEAVDGITFDIGVSSMQLDRDERGFSFQKDGPLDMRMAQEGESAADWLNSADEGEIADVLFHYGDERQSRRVARAIVAARPLTRTGELATVIRKALRHPPGAPKDPSTKSFQAIRIHVNGELDELMAGLNAAERLLRPGGRLAVVSFHSTEDRIVKNFLRERSGGDAAGSRHRPAPIPLARAATFETPARKVRPGKAEEARNPRARSATLRSAIRTAAPAHSVQGNSGKEAMSC, via the coding sequence GTGACCGACGTCCTTCCCGAGCTCCCCAGGGATCCTCGCCACGATCCGGTCCTCCGTGAAGAAGTCCTCGCAGCACTCGCCATCGCCCCCGGTGAGCGCCATGTCGATGCGACCTTCGGCGCCGGCGGCTACACCCGCGCGATGCTCGCCGCGGGTGCCGAGGTCATCGCTTGCGACCGCGATCCCGATGCGATTGCCGAAGGGCAGGCGCTGGTCGAGGAAGCCGGCGGCAAGCTGACGCTGATCCACGGCCGCTTCGGCGAGATCGACCGATTGCTCGCCGAGCGCGGGATCGAGGCGGTCGACGGCATCACTTTCGATATCGGCGTTTCCTCGATGCAGCTCGACCGCGATGAGCGCGGGTTTTCGTTCCAGAAGGATGGGCCGCTCGACATGCGTATGGCGCAGGAAGGCGAAAGCGCGGCCGATTGGCTGAACAGCGCCGACGAGGGCGAAATCGCCGACGTGCTTTTCCATTATGGCGATGAACGTCAGTCGCGCCGCGTAGCGCGCGCGATCGTCGCGGCGCGCCCGCTGACCCGTACCGGCGAGCTTGCGACGGTGATCCGTAAAGCGCTGCGCCATCCGCCCGGCGCGCCCAAGGATCCGTCGACCAAGAGCTTTCAGGCGATCCGCATCCATGTGAACGGCGAGCTCGACGAGTTGATGGCCGGCCTCAACGCGGCCGAGCGTCTGCTGCGCCCCGGTGGCCGGCTCGCGGTCGTCAGCTTTCACAGCACCGAAGACCGGATCGTGAAGAACTTCCTGCGCGAACGCAGCGGTGGCGATGCCGCGGGTTCGCGCCACCGGCCCGCGCCGATCCCTCTGGCGCGGGCCGCAACTTTCGAAACCCCGGCGCGCAAAGTGCGTCCGGGCAAGGCCGAAGAGGCACGCAATCCGCGTGCTCGTTCGGCGACATTGCGCAGCGCGATCCGGACGGCCGCTCCGGCGCATTCGGTCCAGGGAAATTCAGGGAAGGAGGCGATGTCATGCTGA
- a CDS encoding division/cell wall cluster transcriptional repressor MraZ, with product MAIVTPGQYAGTNFAAIDGKGRIAVPSQFRNNVPLTADGQRVLWVGFHEKLPCLVAYGQDQYDRLNGEIERDRETARLRDLDFDEDSEFKKRFSYTEPYTLDDSGRFLPSFIHRDRVGDAGATAFVGSGRRLEIWWLPTLAECAEADPVLQRLAASWDATKGKGRK from the coding sequence ATGGCGATTGTGACGCCCGGCCAGTATGCGGGCACCAATTTCGCCGCGATCGATGGCAAGGGGCGCATCGCTGTCCCCTCACAGTTCCGCAACAATGTGCCCCTCACTGCGGACGGTCAGCGCGTGCTCTGGGTCGGCTTTCATGAAAAGCTGCCGTGCCTCGTCGCCTATGGCCAGGACCAGTATGACCGACTGAACGGCGAGATCGAGCGCGACCGCGAAACAGCGCGGCTGCGCGACCTCGACTTCGACGAAGACAGCGAGTTCAAGAAGCGCTTCAGCTATACCGAGCCATATACGCTCGACGACAGCGGTCGCTTCCTTCCCAGCTTCATCCACCGCGACCGCGTCGGCGATGCCGGCGCGACGGCTTTTGTGGGCTCGGGCCGCCGTCTGGAAATCTGGTGGCTGCCGACCTTGGCCGAATGTGCCGAGGCCGATCCGGTGCTTCAGCGGCTCGCGGCGTCGTGGGATGCGACCAAAGGGAAGGGGCGCAAGTGA
- a CDS encoding GldG family protein, translating to MTAVSRGSMLRALVAAIAITALTWVAGGQSALGRIDPALAVPLLAPPMMLLAWSERGKPTRDRLQTLFLSLLFLVAGQALLGLTLAGSSGPWQLLLVILAGGLAALIADALVRWRPRFRLLPWAAALLLAAAWFGAGHMLLAALYRPTPAAAGAPAVTMLTGLPLRWSGGGDIAAMIAEGANDDPALARLTATGPLLLVDSIADHVPPPSGTLLIAHTRALAPRELVAIDAFVRGGGHAVVLADALSGWPARHPLGDPRNPPVTSLLTPLLDHWGVTLGAAPEHGGRALAADVEGARLRLFSAGRLERLPGTCRAFADRRAARCRIGRGEIWLVGDADLLFAPLWQPLVPGADHLRQADTMEWLSARLWPGAGRAALHPLWIRSRPD from the coding sequence GTGACGGCGGTCTCGCGCGGCTCGATGCTGCGCGCCCTTGTCGCCGCCATCGCGATCACCGCGCTGACGTGGGTTGCGGGCGGGCAGTCGGCGCTCGGCCGTATCGACCCCGCGCTTGCCGTTCCGTTGCTTGCGCCGCCGATGATGCTTCTCGCCTGGAGCGAGCGCGGCAAGCCCACCCGGGACCGGCTGCAGACGCTGTTCCTCTCGCTGTTGTTTCTGGTCGCCGGGCAAGCGTTGCTTGGCTTGACCCTCGCCGGGTCTTCCGGCCCGTGGCAGCTCCTTCTCGTGATCCTGGCGGGTGGACTCGCGGCTCTGATCGCCGACGCGCTCGTTCGCTGGCGCCCGCGATTCCGGCTCTTGCCATGGGCTGCGGCACTGTTGCTCGCGGCCGCTTGGTTCGGGGCAGGGCATATGTTGCTGGCCGCGCTCTATCGCCCGACACCGGCAGCGGCGGGGGCGCCGGCCGTCACCATGCTCACTGGCCTGCCGCTGCGATGGTCAGGCGGCGGCGACATCGCCGCGATGATCGCCGAAGGCGCAAATGACGATCCGGCGCTCGCACGGCTGACCGCGACCGGACCACTCTTGCTGGTCGACAGTATCGCCGACCATGTCCCGCCACCAAGCGGAACGCTTCTCATAGCCCACACGCGCGCACTGGCACCGCGGGAGTTGGTCGCGATCGATGCGTTCGTGCGCGGCGGCGGACACGCAGTCGTGCTCGCCGATGCGCTGTCGGGCTGGCCGGCGCGCCACCCGCTCGGCGATCCGCGCAATCCGCCGGTAACGAGCCTGCTCACGCCGCTGCTGGACCATTGGGGCGTGACTCTGGGTGCTGCCCCCGAGCACGGGGGCAGGGCGCTGGCTGCTGATGTCGAGGGGGCTCGGCTTCGCTTGTTCAGCGCGGGGCGGCTGGAGCGTCTGCCCGGAACTTGCCGCGCCTTTGCCGATCGCCGCGCCGCGCGCTGCCGGATAGGGCGGGGCGAGATATGGCTGGTGGGCGATGCCGACCTGCTGTTTGCGCCGCTATGGCAGCCGCTTGTGCCGGGCGCCGACCATCTGCGGCAAGCCGACACGATGGAATGGCTTTCGGCCCGCCTTTGGCCGGGCGCCGGACGTGCCGCATTGCATCCGCTCTGGATTCGCAGCCGCCCCGATTGA